A part of Amycolatopsis lurida genomic DNA contains:
- a CDS encoding YajQ family cyclic di-GMP-binding protein, producing the protein MADPSFDVVSKVDRQEVDNALNQASKELGTRFDFRGTGTKIDWSGEEAISIESETEERALAAVEVFKEKLIKRGISLKAFEADEPALSGKIYKIGGKILQGIASDKAKQIAKFIRDEGPKGVQAQIQGDQLRVSGKKKDQLQDVIALLKGKDFEIALQFTNYR; encoded by the coding sequence GTGGCGGATCCCTCTTTCGACGTGGTGAGCAAGGTCGATCGCCAGGAGGTGGACAACGCCCTGAACCAGGCCAGCAAGGAACTCGGTACACGGTTCGACTTCCGGGGTACCGGGACCAAGATCGACTGGTCCGGTGAGGAAGCGATCTCGATCGAGTCCGAGACCGAGGAGCGGGCGCTGGCGGCGGTCGAGGTGTTCAAGGAGAAGCTGATCAAGCGCGGCATCTCCCTGAAGGCCTTCGAGGCGGACGAGCCGGCGTTGTCCGGCAAGATCTACAAGATCGGCGGCAAGATCCTGCAGGGGATCGCGTCGGACAAGGCGAAGCAGATCGCCAAGTTCATCCGCGACGAGGGCCCCAAGGGAGTCCAGGCGCAGATCCAGGGCGACCAGCTGCGGGTGTCCGGCAAGAAGAAGGACCAGCTGCAGGACGTGATCGCCTTGCTGAAGGGCAAGGACTTCGAGATCGCGCTGCAGTTCACGAACTACCGCTGA
- a CDS encoding TIR domain-containing protein, with protein sequence MSYSRADNSLERLVALRARLAGSADVYVDDLDWAASGFDREDAVHRELVRASIFVAVVSVTYRKTPWTAWEFDVALKRGIPKLAYLPDGRLVDERSDEWPFASADLTGSVPSVPPRVLRGSTRGRHRISGSS encoded by the coding sequence GTGAGCTACTCCCGTGCCGACAACTCGCTGGAACGGTTGGTGGCACTTCGTGCTCGGCTGGCGGGAAGCGCCGACGTCTACGTGGACGACCTCGACTGGGCGGCGTCCGGGTTCGATCGGGAGGACGCGGTGCACCGCGAACTGGTGCGGGCCTCGATCTTCGTCGCTGTGGTCAGCGTCACCTATCGGAAGACCCCGTGGACGGCTTGGGAATTCGACGTCGCCCTGAAGCGGGGAATTCCGAAGCTCGCCTACCTGCCCGACGGCAGACTCGTGGACGAACGCTCGGACGAGTGGCCGTTCGCTTCGGCGGACCTCACCGGAAGTGTGCCGTCCGTGCCTCCGCGGGTACTGCGGGGGAGTACCCGCGGACGGCATCGGATCAGCGGTAGTTCGTGA